In Thalassophryne amazonica chromosome 13, fThaAma1.1, whole genome shotgun sequence, the sequence AACGCCGATATAAAAAAGACGCCCGTCGCACACACACAATTTAGATTAATAATCGCCGATTTagctttgtttgatttgatttagctttgtttgCACCGCAAAACGCCATCTTGTGCTGCAATTAATTTTACGAATCGTGATACTTGTGAAAATCGTGAGAGAGGACTTTCAGgattttcagttttgctttattattattagttttccatgaagttgacaggccagattcagtaatatacattattcagtaatatacatataatacatatattatacagtaaaacatataatatatatgtaatatgataTAATATATGTATTAATACTATATAATACATGTaatatacattttgaaattttcagcCTCTAACTTAGTCTGgcttctttgaaaatgtcaacttctatagagcattatcaaataatattactatactattttttattttggatccaaataaaatgctgctccatctgatgatgaaagtgagtacacgctctgtacatacataaaaaggtatttttcaaaatgtgttaatcagatgctttaaagttttgaaatgtaaacaactgtaaacaactcatttaaaattgggccattgctctagttgtattttgttgtttcagacacTAAAGCTGTCACATAGTTAATTTTTAATTTGATAGAGTGTACACTGACGTATGAATGGATTGACTGCTTTACATCAACTGTGATTGTGATTTGTTGCAATGTTCCTACTTCTGCAAAACTaaaatacattctaatatttacttTAACTGACTGACCATTTACTTGTGTGCCTTTCTGTGTGTGCACGACattaaaaagtatttgtgcatttgatTGTGGTTAATGTGCACCGTTTGGGGGGTgttttgagtgagtgagtgagtgagtgagtgagtgagtgtgtgttgtgtcaaatgaacattatgtgtgactgtatgtgtcaaatgaacattatgtgtgtgtgtggggggggggagctttCTGTGTATTCACAAGCGTATAATATGATAGAAAGTATTCAAATAGTGTTGCATTGCAAGAGCTTATAATGTCCATAGATTTAAcaagtttttgtttctatttactTTACTAATCTATCAAAAACTACACTGTGTGGACAAGTCTTATAAATGGCCTTAAGAGCTTAATAATATTACATAACAAGTCGACGAAGGGCCTCATTCTGCAGAAATTGGTGAGTTTGACCCTATACTATCGACCCGATTCGACTGTGCGGCGTTTGCGCCTTTGGGGGGACGCAAGATAGCCGACAATGCAGCGGCTTGGCTTCACTCGCTCAGCCGTGATGGCCATTCCACGTAGTGTATAGTTCAGTGGGATTCCCTTCTCTGGAAGAAGGGAACTCTGAATTCCCAGCTGCTTTTGAATGCAGCATAGCTGCTGACGCAGCAGCAACCCCCAGGCCGCTAGCTAACGCGGCTGTTATTGTCATAGCTAACTGTAACTAGCCAAAACTTTTCTCCAATATCATACGgttccaatcaaatgacaaagggtCTTGTTTAGCACAATGGCCAGCAAATAAAATCTTAATAGCCACAGAGATCAAATATTCTATAACATCAGTCTCTCGGTAACCAGCTAAATATTCTTAGCATTAGCACCAGTGTTACCATGTAAGACTCGTGTTGGAGGCCCCAGCTAACGCTCGTTAGCACTAGCACTGgtttttgcaaagccaaaaaaaaaatccctctgatAACACATGAACTACGTGTACACTAAAACTTAACCTATTCTTAAAAGTTGGTAATAAACCTATGAGTACATTTTGGATTGGAACACTAATATCATTGCTTACCGCTCTTCTACCGGCCGATGGAGCACAGCGCAGACAAACTGCGCATGCGTGCTCTGTAGAACCTTCATGCACACGCACAAAACAAGCCGATGATCCTTTTCTTCTTCTATCAAACTTTTTGGTGGTTTGCAAAacaacacggtgcattaccgccaccaactgttaggGTGTGGAGCATCAAAGGAGTCTGAAAAAACGTGGGGGGAAATAGTGTTATATTCTGTTGCAAATACATGTCTCCAAACTGGTGGTGTAAGTGTAGAAAAAGAAAGTAATCCCTTGAGTGTTAAATTGCTCTGTCGTAGTGTTCTGACAATGTCTGTCTGTTATATTCTTGTCACTCCAGTAACACAAGCTCAAGTCTCCCTTCTGCCACATCTCAAACATTGACAAATGTCATGTTTTCCAATGATGTCAAGACTCTGATTTAAACCTGTATGACCTATTTGTAGTCATGTGATTACTTCTTCTTCCCTGAAGACTCCATCTCCCCTGTCTCCTTACAACCTGCCCCTCAATTTTACATAAAAATATAAAGACCCTTAGATTCCCTGTCCCATTGCTTTGTTCATTTCTGTCTTAATGATTGTTTTGACTTCACATTTACTAAGAGGAATGTTGATCTGTATTTCTGATTTCAGAGTTGCTTTTGCCAGATGAGCTACTGCATCCTTGGCCTCATTTTCATAATGAGATGGAACCCGCATGAGACATACTGAAATATTCTGTTGTTGTAGTTTAAATAAGCTTTGAAGAATCTCATTGATCAGGTCTGGCCTGCAAACAGATTTGCCATTTTAAATCCTGATTAATGCTGCCATTGAATCTGAGCAGAGGATATGGTGACTGAACTTTACCTCCTCTGCCCACCACAGTGTGAGCAAAATTGCTAGCAGTTCCACAGAAAAGACAGCTAAAGGTACTGCTGAACTAGACTGTCCATCCCACCGTACTTATTACTTTCCTTTGACAGTTTCTCCATCTCAAAGTCTACTTGGGGCATGGGAAAACCAAGGGGGAATAACAGACAATGGTACTACACATCTATGTGTTAACTCAGACAAGCTGAGTTTACTAACATGACTATTTCCTAACCTAACCAAAACTATGAATTTTACCATGCTCCCAATATGGGTTTAAAATAGATTTGGTAGGATGTGTTCGTTTGTGACCCTGTAAATTTGTCCAATACCCCATAGATAATTGGAGACGCATCAAGGTTAAAGGTAATTTTGACATCTTGAACGCTCCACAACATACAtggaaaaaaattcatgcatgaactttgagaactgatttaggatcattttgtggtgctgaatacgaatctgagctcagatttcctctatcacatcacttttttttgcaatctgcatgtatcGTATTGGCAGATTACGCAAAAGTTGTTCATTCACTCGTTTGACGCAACTAATCAtgtacaaaagcagcttcaaaagcataattTTTAAACCAGatttgtgaaatgtgaacaagagctgtaatatgGTTTGTGGCACCAGAGGTGTGCAAGActtcagcttttgcttcaatgcttgatacgagaaatgttttcatatctcaaaaagtgTTACATGTGTGAAAACTAAcgccagattcggattcagcgctCCCAAATGACGCAAAATCCATTAAAaattccatgcaagaaaaatcgtgttgaccagtgtaataaaaTCTAAATGTGGCGTAAACCATGTTTCTTGCACACAAATAACATTTGGTTTCTCATTCCTGTCCTCAATAAATTTCTTGAACTCCTGCCCACTTGAATAGGCATTGGGCATTCCACTGTAAAATAGTGAAAACCATTATGATCCTCCACATGATGACTGTGGAGCTTGTGTTCCTGCTGTAAGAATATCActtagtggggccaaaaagtatttagtcagcccctgattgtgcaagttctccgacttcaacataggtacacttcaactatgagacaaaatgagaaaaaaaatccaggaaatcacattgtaggatttttaaagaatttatttgtaaattatggtggaaaataagtatttggtcacccacaaacaagcaagatttgtggctctcacagacctgtaacttctttatgaagctcttctgtcctccacttgttacctgtattaatggcacctgttagaactcgttatctgtataaaagacacctatccacagcctcaaacagtcagactccaaactcaaccatggccaagaccaaagagctgtctaaggacatgagGAAGACAATTATAGAcccgcaccaggctgggaagagtgaatctacaatcggtgagcaggttggtgtgaataaatcaactgtgggagcaattgtaagaaaatggaagacatacaagaccattgataatctccctcgatctggggctccacgcaatatgtcatcccgtggggtcaaatgatcatgagaacggtgaacaaaaatcccagaactacacagaaggacctaatgaatgacctgcagagagctgggaccaaagtaacgaaggctacacactacgctgcaagggactcaaatcctgcagtgccacgcgtctccccctgcttaagccagtacttgCCCAGGCCCGacagaagtttgccagagagcacatGGATGATCCAGACGAGgaatgggagaatatcatgtggtcagatgaaaccaaaatagaacattttggtaaaaactcaactcgtcgtgtttgtaggaagaaaaatgctgagttgcattccaagaacaccatatctgctGTGatgcatgggagtggaaacatcatgctttggggctgtttttctgcaaaggggacaggacgactgatccgtgttgatgaagaatgaacggggccatgaatcgtgagattttaagccaaaaccaccttccatcagtgagagcattgaagatgcaacgtggctgggtcttccagcatgacaaagatcccaaacacaccgctcggcaatgaaggagtggctccgtaaaaaacattttaaggtcctggagtggccaagccagtctccagacgtcaaccccataaaacatttgttgagggagttgaaagtctgtgttgcccagcgacagccccaaaacatcactgctctagaggagatctgcatggaggaatgggccataacaccagctacagtgtgtgcaaacctagtgaagacttacaggagacATTTGAccgctgtcattgccaacaaagattatgttacaaagtattgagttgaacttttattgaccaaatattttccaccataatttacaaataaattctttaaaaatcctacaatgtgatttcctggatttttttctcattttgtctctcacagttgaagtgtacctatgttgaaaattacagacctctctcatctttgtaagtaggagaacttgcacaatcaggagctgactaaatactttttggccccactgtatttcCTCTACTTTTATTTCCCCCGAATCAAGGTATTTTTGTGCTGCCTTAATAATGATTTTAATCCTCTCTGTTCTGCTCGATGGCTGGGCTGAACAGTTTGTCACTTCTGCCAGGAATTTCACATTATCCACTGAAAAACTTCTGCCTCCTTGACAACAAACCAATAATCGTTTGGTGTATCTAATTtactgtgctctctctctctctcatttatatatatatatatatatatatatatatatatatatatatatatatatctcacatCACAAAGTGCACACAAGCCACGATTGAAAATATTcaaatcattatttttttttgttttcagaggCAGACGTCCTGTGATGCAGTAATTCTGGAGAATACAGCACAAAGCACATACAGGCAATGCACACATTTTCTAGAGTAACACAATCAAAACTGTACTTCTGTTTTCTGGAATAAATAAGTCTCATTAAAACTGAATCCAAATAAAAAGGGGAAGGGGGGGAGTTTCATATACAGTGCTTATGTGCTGCCAGAAAGTGAAATACTGCATTACAAACATAAACATAAACAGTGTCAAAACCGTTCACAAAATCtccatgagattttttttttttttacaaatattagaACGTCTACAAGAAATAAATAgaacatttatcaagatcacaacAGAACAACCATTCTTAGTTTTTTCAAGGGCattatattgtgtatgtagatttGGCACTCTTCTTTGGTAAGAGGTGCATACTGTATGTACAGTACCAGGCAAAACTTTGGACAAAATCAACTTTTACAGTACATAGTACACATACAAACGGAGGGGAGCTTAGTTTTGAGTTGTGCAGTATTTTTCAAATCTTACAATAAAATGTATTATGATGGTCTATGACATTTATTCTTGTAATTTGCGTTCCAGCTCAGAGAAAACCTTTGCGTTGATTTCATCTACTTCATCTTCCACCTGGGCACAAGACAGTTAAGAAACAGAGATTTATTTGAGTTTTAAAGCCacagaaatgtatttttttttaacatgaaaacctcaatatatatattttttcctatTTTAGTTGAAGTTGTAAAACTGTGTGACAAAGAATCTGTCTCATGCTTTCATTTTGTCTGCAGTCTTTTAAAAGAAAAGAttcttaaacatttttaaagactgaatgaaagtcattcTAAAGGAAAGGATAACAAGTCTTTTAGCATGAGTTTATCAGGGAAGCCAGGTCTCCCCATACAAATGGGCAGAAATAACTATACAAATCCCACAAGAAAATAGTTGTGTTCCACAGATATTAATAGTTACCTGTTCTACCTTGTGTACTTCTGGGACATAAAACTGAAGCATGTTTTGAATACCATTCTTCAGTGTGACCGtggagctgggacagcctgtacaGGATCCCACCAGCTTTAGCTTGACCGTGCCATCCTCAAACCCCTTATAGAGGACGTCACCTCCATCCTCCTGCACTGTAGGTCTTATCAATGAAGGCATCCATATCACAACATATGACAAAGACAATAATATTACTATAAGTGTCTTTTATCCTACAGTGAACATGAATAAAGATTCTAAAGTATAAATTACCGCATCCTACATGAGCTCACCATTGTCATCATCACCATTACTGAGATTAATGACCTCCACCAAGAAGTTAATGTTTTTACCAGTGTTTGTCTTTTATCAACACAGACCCAGATAATTCAAAATGTAATGAACTGAATTCACTGAAATTTCGTGAGCAGATAGATAATGTTGTGGGAAATAACTGATTCTGCTTTGGAGGTGATTTTGAATATATTCTTGAACAAAAATCCAGAATAATGTTTGGTACATAGCAACATTCAAAAATATctgaggatgttgatgaaatttggtgagcatatGAATAATGTCCTCTAAAATGaggaattttattttaattttgattcagAACATATTTCAGAGACAGGATCTCAAAGATATTTTAAGTATTCAGGAACATTTCATttaagaataataaataaataagcaataaTGATCTTTGCTAACATTTTGTGAACAAATGAATAATGCCCTAAGAAGTCATTTATGTAATTTTTGAGTCAATCCAGGACATAGTCTGGATCTGGGAATCCAGAAGAATGTTAAGCCGCCGTCACACATAGctagaatgtggaggaaccattcatacatggcaaatattgccataatctgacgcagtcaGATGGCACCGGCAtgggagctgtcactcactcacccacccacGCAATCAACTCTCcgcttgtcctcacattcccaatgctaaactgacctctcatcagtgtgtgtcttaCATGACagagtgtgcatgtgtatgtgtgtagtaCAGGTGAtctgagtgatgagtgtgtgtccactcagctgtgcGCGTGTGTTCACAATGGGTGAACGAGCCGTgagtgtagaacaggtgatcaaagcagcgtgcgagtgtgtggccgaaatgttcgctcagctatgtgtatatgtgttcataaacgcTGTACCAGCCACTCTGCATGTGCACGTGAGCACAGGAGCTGTCTATCCAGAGagcacacaaaaaggctgacagctgtcagtgagcaGCTGCTGTTGTACAAtccagtgaaaaatccctttaggtgtttgatcactacatacttgcattgctagattttacttTTCCCGCTGGACTCCGTAACTGCTGTTGAACTGcgctggcagtgcgccaacttcccacatgtgcaaAACTTtgagatgcagccagtggactttctctttgcTTAAACTCTTTTTgatgtcattttacttgatacgcatcttaacacaactgtagttggattatcattgtgggacagcgcttcacatgggatttaatcatACTAGAGATGGAGTATGCATTGGTTATCTGATTGACGTTGCCAGTACACAGCGCAGCTGGGAGAAAGGGActtgtcggcaggctttgctgtgattgatcgatctcagagctcaatcaacctcaatcagatcgtttcagatgctgttttgatgctgtcagaataagGAAATTGTGGTCGgatggtcgtcagattacacatggactgcCGTCGGGTAGGTGTCCGATCTCAACGGCGCCCGGagagttttgcacatgtgcatcacacttgggggggggggcagccaattttgaccaactgtgttgacTTCCGTAAATGGCTGTCAGAGACGTTTCGGAACTGAAATCCGGCACTcttcggatgtgcgccaattcataaatccaacgccactctgcgtgattccggctatatgTGATGGGGGCATTAGTGATGTAGCAACAATGAACTTAAAAAAGTCATGAATTGATCATGGTTACAATTTATGTGCATACAGTTAAATTCTTAGGAAACCAGGCAAATGATAGTGGGTAATGAAAGTGGGTATTTTGGCGGCTGGGTGTATTGACGGAGGTATGAGCCTTTGTGCCTTCTAGTTTCCCATATGACTAGGGTAAAAACAACTAATGATCTAGTCACATTATTACGAGAGTATAGCCAACAACTACCATCTCAAAATAAATTATCTACCTGATTCTGGTGTCCAGAAGTTCCTTTATCATTAatacaacatcatcatcatcttctgaaACACCTGCATGGGAAACATGTACAATATGGATATACTCCATAATACACAACTAAGCATATCATTTCCAAATGACCCCGATGTGCATATTTGCAAACTCACTGCTTTCATGGTGCACTGCCCCTGTTGTTATGGGGTCTCCACTCTCAAGGAACTTAGCAATAGCCTGCAAAGCATGGCGCTTAATGTCTGTCCATTCAATGTCTTCATCTTCCTGTCAGGACACCAAAAATCTTATGATACTACATCAGAATGGTTGTGTAGGAGTATTAGCCCACAGACAAGTTGCAAGAGTATGTTTAAGCCATACCTTAGTGACTGTTATAAAGTCAGGGCCAAAAAACACACTTTTTACACCTTCAATCTCAAACAGGTCCCTAAAGGAAACAGTGTGAATGTTATTGTTCAGCAAAACTTTAAAATTCATCATGAAAGGACAAAGTCTATGTTACTGTTTAATAACATACAGGGATTTATTAAAAGCAAGCCACTAGCACTCTTCAAATAAGTTAATCTGAACACTGTCACACACTAAATCCATAATCATACACGGCCCAGTTTTATGAGTAAATTTAAGTCGCTTCGGCTGCTCTctccgggtcgccacagcaaatccgaggtggctctgcatgttgaattggcacaagttttatgctggatgcgtaCCTTACAtaaagaaatgtggtaggggtggggtgtgaaccaggaaccttctgcacagaaATCAAGTgtactaatcacttggccaccacccctgctggcacagttttttgagtgtaagtGTTATTATTGTGTTATACTACCTGGCTAAAGACGAACATCCAGCAGAGTCCGAAGAGGGAAAGTCAAGTGTGCCACTTCCAAGCACAGGTTTACCAGGAATAAACTTCAAGCTTCTCGGGTTTGGTGTGTCTTGCGTCTGGATGGACAGCTGTCTTACTGAAAGATATTTTGAAGGGTGAGAAAAGCATGCCCAAGATCTGTTTTTGGAAAAACTGACACAATGTAGATCAGAAATTCTTTCAACAAAACTGTCTCACTTGAGAAGTGTATGGTTCTTGTCCGAGGCTGAAGTGGAACGTTTCCGAAGAGCTGGTTCATGCATTGAATGGGGTATGAGCTTCTTAAATTTGTTGAAAATCTAGCAACAGAAACAGTTAGATAAAGACAGGCGCCTGAGGTCTTAAACAGCATTTACACACTTTTCCATGCTCCTCCAAACCTGCACATAGACCCTCATCTTCAAGCTGCTCTTACACCTGGCTGAGTTTGGTGCCTAGTTCTCATCACTAGATATGGAACCATCAAAAAACGAAGGACATCTCCTGTTTGGGAGCATTTTGCAATGGTCaatctggtcaatcttcgttcctactctcacctatggtcatgaatgttgggtcatgaccgaaagaactagatcgcaggcaCAAGCGGcacaaatgggcttcctcagaagggtggctggtgtctcccttagtgatagggtgagaagttcggtcatccgtgggaggct encodes:
- the zgc:110319 gene encoding NFU1 iron-sulfur cluster scaffold homolog, mitochondrial isoform X2, with translation MAAHMRRGLRPLLRFSTNLRSSYPIQCMNQLFGNVPLQPRTRTIHFSIRQLSIQTQDTPNPRSLKFIPGKPVLGSGTLDFPSSDSAGCSSLARDLFEIEGVKSVFFGPDFITVTKEDEDIEWTDIKRHALQAIAKFLESGDPITTGAVHHESSVSEDDDDVVLMIKELLDTRIRPTVQEDGGDVLYKGFEDGTVKLKLVGSCTGCPSSTVTLKNGIQNMLQFYVPEVHKVEQVEDEVDEINAKVFSELERKLQE
- the zgc:110319 gene encoding NFU1 iron-sulfur cluster scaffold homolog, mitochondrial isoform X1, translated to MLFKTSGACLYLTVSVARFSTNLRSSYPIQCMNQLFGNVPLQPRTRTIHFSIRQLSIQTQDTPNPRSLKFIPGKPVLGSGTLDFPSSDSAGCSSLARDLFEIEGVKSVFFGPDFITVTKEDEDIEWTDIKRHALQAIAKFLESGDPITTGAVHHESSVSEDDDDVVLMIKELLDTRIRPTVQEDGGDVLYKGFEDGTVKLKLVGSCTGCPSSTVTLKNGIQNMLQFYVPEVHKVEQVEDEVDEINAKVFSELERKLQE
- the zgc:110319 gene encoding NFU1 iron-sulfur cluster scaffold homolog, mitochondrial isoform X3; amino-acid sequence: MCRFSTNLRSSYPIQCMNQLFGNVPLQPRTRTIHFSIRQLSIQTQDTPNPRSLKFIPGKPVLGSGTLDFPSSDSAGCSSLARDLFEIEGVKSVFFGPDFITVTKEDEDIEWTDIKRHALQAIAKFLESGDPITTGAVHHESSVSEDDDDVVLMIKELLDTRIRPTVQEDGGDVLYKGFEDGTVKLKLVGSCTGCPSSTVTLKNGIQNMLQFYVPEVHKVEQVEDEVDEINAKVFSELERKLQE